In Papio anubis isolate 15944 chromosome 20, Panubis1.0, whole genome shotgun sequence, the genomic window GTATCAAGTTCCTAAACCAGAGGTGGTCATGTTGGAGCAAGGAAAGGAACCATGGGCACTGCAGGGTGAAAGGCCACGTCAGAGCTGCCCAGGTGAGTGACGTGAGGTGAGTGTGACTCAGGTTAGATGGGAGACGGGAGGAAATCTCAGCTGTCTTGAAAAACACTGGAACCTGTGAAGTGCTGTTATGACCACTCTTCAGGAAGGTTCTGAATTTTTTGTATTGCTTGATGCCTCTCAGATCACTAAATGCCTTCTACCTGGATGACCTTCCTTGTTGATTATAAGTCATGTGCCAGTCAGCCTCATTAAAGATATATCTTCATTATGTTCCTTTTctgtaacattctttttttccctacctTCCATATTGTCCTAGAGTCTCTTGTTTACATCCAGGCATTCCCGGATCTGCTTTCTTTCAAAATTACTCTGTGTCACACACTCCCACTCCTGCTACAccccttttatttctgtctttctcacCGTAAGATGCCTCAGAACTTTatctctgggccaggtgtggttgctcatgcctgaaatcccagcactttgggaggccttggtggATGTATctcttgaggtcagtagtttgaaacccgcctggacaacatgacaaaaccccatctctactaaaaatacaaaaattagctgggtgtggtggtgcatgcctgcatcccagttacttgggaggttgaggcgcaagaatcacttgaatccgggaagtagaggttgtagtgagccaagatcatgccactgcactccagcctgggtgacaaagcaagactcaatctaaaaaagaaaaaaaaaaaaaaagaactttatttcCAATCAGGCTTTCTAACTATTTTCGCTATAGGAATGGCCATGAGATTTCTTGTATCTTCCCAGTCTTTCAGGCCTTTCATCCAGCTGATGACTTGGGAATCATTGTCACTTAATCTTTGGGAATACCTCTCTGCTGTGTTTGACATGACATGATTAATCACCCTTTCTCACATTTCCTTCTGATGTTGTTTGAGCGATTCCACACTGTTAGGGTCTCTCTGCCTggttggctttttttgtttgtttgtttgtttgtttgtttgagacggagtctcactctgtcgcccaggctgcagtgcagtggtgcaatcttggctcactgcaacctccacctcccaggttcaaatgattctcttgcctcagcctcccaagcagctgggattacaggtgcgtgccaccatgcctggctaatttttgtatttttatttttatgtatttatttttgagacggagtttcagtcttgttgcccagactagagtgcagtggcgtgatctcagctcaccgcaacctctgcctcccaggttcaagtgattctcctgcctcagcctcccgagtagctgggattataggtatgagccaccatgcccagctaacattgtatttttagtagagacggggtttctccgtgttggtcaggctggtctcgaactcccaacctcaggtgatctgcccacctcagcctcccaaagtgctgggattacaggcgtgatccaccgtgcccgggctcatttgtttttgtcatgctttatttttatatttcacccAATGAGGTCTGAGTTTAATCATTGTCTTTAGTTTAGGACACACTATGACCATGAATGTGGGTAAAGATTCTCTCTTATTTTTGTGATAAAATCTCCTATTCTCTCTTTCCCCTCACCCATCTCCCTTCCCACCAGAAGCCACTGTTTTGTATAATGGAAGCATTTTTTAATTCGTGCATGTTGTAAAATTTAAAGTGAATTAGGGGTATGGATCATTAGTTTATATAAATCTTATTATGCTATATATCATGTTTTTTGCCTTACTTTTTCCATGTCTATTCATGGCGTTATCTGTTCGtctagtttatttcttttaactgCTGAATTGTTCCCCAGAATGTTTCACCATAAGTAGTGTCACCCTCCTCATCCAATTACCCACGCTTACCCTCTTCTCTGTGTTCAATCTGGATGAGCCATTTTTACCTTCCCCTCTAGCCTCTGCTACCTGCTCTATGAGCAAAAAGTGACTTACTATCCCTTGAAAAGGGGAATTTGGATTCCAAACCTTTTTTCCAGAgaatctctggaaaaaaaaagatttctttccacAATGCAAGGGAAGATGATGACAGAGATGATGTGAGATTGTATTTCATTCTAGAATAACTGTGACAGATTGATAACCAGATACAGtattatcagaaaagaaaataaatatctaggccgggcgcgatggctcacacctgtaatcccagcactttaggaggccaagacgggaggatcatgaggtcaggagattgagaccatcatggctaacaccgtgaaatcccgtctctactaaaaatacaaaaaattagccgagcgcggtggcgggcgcctgtagtcccagctacatgggaggctgaggcaggagaatggcgtgaacccaggaggcggagcttgtagtgagtggagatcgggccactgcactccagcctgggcgacacagcgagactccgtctcaaaaaaaaaaaaagaaaagaaatatctaagtGATGTTGCTTTAATCAAGAAAATATTGACTACAAATAGGCATTATGAATATAAGGCTATCAGAAGAACAATTCGTGTGAACCCAAACATATTACATCCCCGTAAAAACCCTATCAGTGTGACTCATTTGGAAATGGCTTGAAGCATAATTTAGATTTACACATTCATTATAGAAATGATGCTTCTAAGAATGTTAAGAAGAGTACTAAATATGGTAAAATGTCTTTCTATACTTACTGTGAATGTACTCCAACAGGAGAGAAATTATGGGACCataatcaacatagaaaaatcattGGTTATAAACCAGCCTTCTCTCAAGATCAAAAAATTTATCCTAGGGAAAAATCCTATGGATGCGCCGAATTTGGAAAGGGCTTCACGTGGAACTCACAGTTCAAGGTACATCTGAAAGTTCCTACAGGAGAAACACTCTATGTATGTATTGAATGCGGGAGGGCTTTTGTACAGAAGCCAGAATTCAGTACACATCAGAAAACCCATATGAGAGAGAAGCCCTATAAGTGCAATGAATGTGGAAAATCCTTTTTTCAAGTATCGTCTCTTTTCAggcatcagagaattcataccgGAGAAAAACTACATGAATGTAGTGAATGTGGGAAAGGCTTCCCTTATAACTCAGATCTCAGTATACAtgagaaaattcatactggagagagacACCATGAATGCACTGACTGTGGCAAAGCATTCACACAAAAGTCCACACTCAAGATGCATCAGAAAATCCACACAGGCGAGAGATCCTACATCTGTATTGTATGCGGACAGGCCTTCATCCAGAAAACACAATTGATTGCACACCGAAGAATTCATACTGGTGAAAAACCATATGAGTGCAGTAACTGTGGCAAATCCTTCATTTCCAAGTCACAACTTCAGGTACATCAACGCGTTCACACGAGAGTGAAGCCCTATATATGTACCGAATATGGGAAGGTCTTCAGCAATAATTCCAACCTCATTACACATGAAAAAGTTCAAAGTAGAGAGAAATCTTCCATATGTACTGAGTGTGGGAAGGCCTTTACCTACAGGTCAGAGTTGATTAttcatcagagaattcacactggagagaaaccgtaTGAATGCAGTGACTGTAAGTGCCTCACCAAAGTCAACACTCATGGAAAACACCAGAGAATTCATATGAGAAAAATCCAGGCATGAAATGTGGACTGGCCTTCATCCGGAAGTCACACTTGGTTACACATcaaataattcatactggagagaaaccttataaaTGTGGTCACTGTGGGAAATTGTTTACTTCCAAGTCACAACTCCATGTTCATAAACGAAttcacacaggagaaaaaccctatgTATGCAATAAATGTGGGAAGGCATTCACCAACCGGTCAAATCTCATTACACATCAGAAaactcacacaggagagaaaTCTTATATATGTTCCAAATGTGGAAAGGCCTTCACCCAGCGGTCAGACTTGATTACACATCAGAGAATCCATACTGGGGAGAAGCCTTATGAATGCAGTACTTGTGGAAAAGCCTTCACTCAGAAGTCAAATCTTAATATACAccagaaaattcatactggagagagacAGTATGAATGCCACgaatgtgggaaagctttcaaCCAGAAATCAATACTCATTGTTCATCAGAAaattcatacaggagagaaaccctatgtaTGCACCGAGTGTGGAAGAGCTTTCATCCGCAAGTCAAACTTTATTACTCatcaaagaattcatactggagagaaaccttatgaatgcAGTGACTGTGGGAAGTCCTTTACCTCTAAGTCTCAGCTCCTGGTGCATCAGCCAgttcacacaggagagaaaccctatgtgTGTGCCGAGTGTGGGAAGGCCTTTAGTGGCAGGTCAAATCTCAGTAAGCACCAGAAAACTCATACGGGAGAAAAGCCCTACATCTGTTCTGAATGTGGGAAGACCTTTCGACAGAAGTCAGAGTTGATTACACATCatagaattcacactggagagaaaccgtaCGAGTGCAGTGACTGTGGGAAGTCTTTCACTAAAAAATCACAGCTCCAAGTGCATCAacgaattcacactggagagaagccttacgTGTGTGCTgagtgtgggaaggccttcagcAACAGGTCAAATTTGAATAAACATcagacaacacacactggagacAAACCCTACAAGTGTGGCATCTGTGGGAAAGGCTTCGTTCAGAAATCAGTGTTCAGTGTCCATCAGAGCAGCCACACTTGAGAGAAACAGTGTGAGAAAACCCCACTGAGGGTTGGGTCTGATTGTACACTGTTGCATGCATGCagcagaaaaatatgtatattattgtAAATAGAAACAGCCACATCAGAATGTCACACATGGCTGTTCTGGAGAGGGCCCCTGAGAAGGCACTGAATGAAGCGAGGGACCCTTCCTACATTGTCACCATCCCCAGTAAACCTTGGGGCATTATTCATACTGACAAGGAACCGAGTCACTTTGGTGAATAGGAAAAGCCTTCTCATGAAAACGACAATAGAACACTGTTACCAAATTCTTCATAAGAAAGATCATATTATGGGAATGATAATCCTATTTACTGTGGATTAGGTATAGTGCCAAGAGTTTGAATGGTAAGACAATATATATGATAGTGATGAATCCTTCTGTAAGTTGTTTGTTCCAGAACACACTGTCTAGCAGAATTGTGggtattttctcattcttcttttgaaTCCAACACAGTTGTGCATATCCAGTTCCCCACTGAGTATTTCTGTCAAGCAAGAGATACTGCAATAAGACAAACTCCCTATGTTTTCAGACACAGACCTCAGAGTGTATGTTGAGTCCCCATTGTCATAGAAAAAGACTTGCAGACCCCTTCATTGTCTGCCAGGACTGTCTCTGAGCCCCACAGGTCCTCAGCACATTGTGTTTGATACCCAGCGcagtgttttttctctttctttctttttcttttttttttttttgagacagagtctcaccctgtcggcaagctggagtgcagtggcactatcttggctcactgcaacctctgtctcccgggctcaagcagttctcctgcttcagcctcccgagtagctgggattgcatgtgccaccacgcccagctaacttttgtatttttagtagagacgggggtttcaccatgctggccgggctgatctcgaactcctgacctcatgatccgcctgcttcggcctcccaaagtgctgggattacagacgtgagccaccgcacccgacccagCACAGTGTTTTGTACACTCCCGCCACCCTCAAGAAAGCCTCTGAGGTTACAATTTTCAGGTCATCTGGGACAACTTAAATTCTTCCTTCTGCTATTACAATTCTTCCCACTGagttgcctttcttttttttttttttttaatttacttgttgCTGAGTTGAAGCCCAGCAGTTTACTTTCCATAATGATGTGACTTTCATAAGTTGATAACTCATGAAATCAATCTTACTTTATGTGAGATATGAGATAAATCATAAATCATATGAAATCAATAACTCATGAAAACTAACCCCACCATATGTTCACTGTGTACTTGTGTCCATGTTCATCCCATGCACCCCACAAGGACCTTGCCCGCCATGTGCCTCAAACATCAGTTCAGTTCCTGACTGAGGGCCTTTGTATTTGCAGTGCCCATTGCAAAGAGcacaattctttattttatctgTGACTTGTCCCTCATGTCTTTGTATCCATGACACCTCCAAATTTCCAGCCCCTTACCCTTCCTCCTTTATTCTTCTCCCTAGCACTTTCCA contains:
- the ZNF585B gene encoding LOW QUALITY PROTEIN: zinc finger protein 585B (The sequence of the model RefSeq protein was modified relative to this genomic sequence to represent the inferred CDS: inserted 1 base in 1 codon), producing the protein MPASWTSPQKSSALAPEDQGSSYEGSVSFRDVAINFSREEWQHLDLSQRNLYRDVMLETYSHLLSVGYQVPKPEVVMLEQGKEPWALQGERPRQSCPGEKLWDHNQHRKIIGYKPAFSQDQKIYPREKSYGCAEFGKGFTWNSQFKVHLKVPTGETLYVCIECGRAFVQKPEFSTHQKTHMREKPYKCNECGKSFFQVSSLFRHQRIHTGEKLHECSECGKGFPYNSDLSIHEKIHTGERHHECTDCGKAFTQKSTLKMHQKIHTGERSYICIVCGQAFIQKTQLIAHRRIHTGEKPYECSNCGKSFISKSQLQVHQRVHTRVKPYICTEYGKVFSNNSNLITHEKVQSREKSSICTECGKAFTYRSELIIHQRIHTGEKPYECSDCKCLTKVNTHGKHQRIHXEKNPGMKCGLAFIRKSHLVTHQIIHTGEKPYKCGHCGKLFTSKSQLHVHKRIHTGEKPYVCNKCGKAFTNRSNLITHQKTHTGEKSYICSKCGKAFTQRSDLITHQRIHTGEKPYECSTCGKAFTQKSNLNIHQKIHTGERQYECHECGKAFNQKSILIVHQKIHTGEKPYVCTECGRAFIRKSNFITHQRIHTGEKPYECSDCGKSFTSKSQLLVHQPVHTGEKPYVCAECGKAFSGRSNLSKHQKTHTGEKPYICSECGKTFRQKSELITHHRIHTGEKPYECSDCGKSFTKKSQLQVHQRIHTGEKPYVCAECGKAFSNRSNLNKHQTTHTGDKPYKCGICGKGFVQKSVFSVHQSSHT